From Bacteroidota bacterium:
TCGAGCATCAGCGTCTCCGGGTCCAGGTCGATCACGGCGCGCACGGCGCGCACGTCCACACCTGGCTGCGGCGCGGGCGCCTCGATGCCGTCGTCCTCGGCCGGGCCGGACGCGCCTCCGCACCCGCTGGCGACGGCCGCCAGCAGGGCTAGAGCACAGAGACAGAGCGAGCGGCCCACAGAACCCAGACGATGAGGAGCGGCTGGAGCGCGAGCCGGGCTCGCAGCGCCCAGCGCGGCGCGAGAGAGCGAAAGCGGTCCGACTCCCTCGCCATGTAGAGGTTCGCCGGGAAGACGGCCACCAGGAGAGCCGCCAGGCCCCAGCCGGCCCACGGCCGCAGCGACGGCACCAGCAGGCCGATGCCGCCCAGCACCTCGGCGACGCCGCTCAGGTACACGAGCAGGCGCGGGGCCGGCAGCGAAGGCGGCACGATGGTCTCGAACATCCTCGGCCGCACGAAATGCGCCACGCCAGCGGCGACGAAGACGGCCGCCAGCACGATGAGCGAGAGGGTCTGCGGCACTATGGCGCCGGCTCGCGCAACCGCATATGAACGACCCGTTCTCCTCCCGTCGCGATCACGTTCACGCTGGCCTGGGCGTCACCGTAGACGGCGGTAACTGTGTACATCCCCGGCGGCAATGCGACCTCGGCACGTGCCGGACGGGACGCTGGGACAGGCTCGATTCGAGTCCATTCGGGCGAGCCAGACAGTAGGGCATACCGGCTGAAACTGACGCGGAGGTCTTCGCCAGCGGGCACGGGCGATCCGGTGAGCCCGTCGCCGACGACGATTGTGAGATCTGTCGCAGGACCGGTAGGATCGGGCCACGACCCGTTGAATCGGTTCACTCCCTCCGTGTCGGTTGACGCGGCCAGCCGTTCCGTGGCAACGTCGAGTCGAGCGAACACATCGCCATCCAAGCTCCCAATCCCCCGGACCCACCCGGGGTCGGCGTATCCGGTGGCCCGGTCGTCCGTTACGTAGCCGAGCCGGACCGGGCGGGCCGTGAAGCACATCGCCGTCCGGAGCTGTCCGTCCAGCCCTCGGCGTGCGAACACGAGAAAGTGCGTACCTCTCTCAAAGGCCGACGCATACGAGCAGCTGTAGATGTCGTTGACGACCGTCAGCCGCTCGCCAGAGACGCCACGCCACTGGCGGAGCACTTCGAACTCGTACGACGCAGACCCCGTCTCGAAGCTGTGCTCCTCGAATGGAACGCGCTCAGCGACTTCGCCCGCGAACACCACATCGTGACTGGCGAGGAGTGCGAGCATCCGGTCCGGCTCGTCGAACGAGTCGACCTCGAATGCGAGCCCTATCGCTATGCAATCACACGCGGTG
This genomic window contains:
- a CDS encoding DoxX family protein — encoded protein: MPQTLSLIVLAAVFVAAGVAHFVRPRMFETIVPPSLPAPRLLVYLSGVAEVLGGIGLLVPSLRPWAGWGLAALLVAVFPANLYMARESDRFRSLAPRWALRARLALQPLLIVWVLWAARSVSVL